A single Clavibacter nebraskensis NCPPB 2581 DNA region contains:
- a CDS encoding gluconokinase, GntK/IdnK-type, with the protein MIRIDAVRPFPPVIVMGVSGSGKSTVGEILAQDAGVPFIDGDDLHPEANRRKMAAGHALDDDDRRPWLERVGRELAGRPEGGPVVACSALKRSYRDALRAAAPDAVFVHLAGDHELLAERLGSREGHFMPSSLLASQLRTLEPLGDDEQGITLDITDDPVALADAAVRELLPGGRTASPGRVDDAPATSTEPAAAVPEADVPAVVREARSDADAPRADVHRADAAPAAGAEGAPAAAIHEPIRVAIVGCGVIGTHHARVLAEHPEFRVAALVDVSAATADELADVVVEELRADRPRVFAHLGDMIRADAAELVVICTPSGLHIGLAEEALAAGLHVVIEKPLDVDLARGRRIAELAREAAGRGILSTVISQHRFNPSSVIVDRAVRSGRLGRLTTAVASAPWWRSQGFYDSGHWRGTWDLDGGGALMNQGVHTLDLLVSYLGRPVEVYAQTALLAHDGIEVEDVAVAVIRFASGALATLQATTAGYPGLDTRVQVQGTRGSAVIEAGSLTYFHAAPESGVPAQADVRNDAELEIHAADLPRSPRLDNTYLEGHYRQYNDIADALRTGRPAGVTVDDAFLSLATVVSVYVSATLGTPVAFEDVVDGVHDGLRLRVGQSTPPAPGSPSPAAAGDASTGEPSVR; encoded by the coding sequence GTGATCCGCATCGACGCCGTCCGCCCGTTCCCGCCCGTGATCGTGATGGGGGTCTCCGGATCCGGCAAGTCGACGGTGGGCGAGATCCTCGCCCAGGACGCAGGCGTCCCCTTCATCGACGGCGACGACCTGCACCCCGAGGCCAACCGCCGCAAGATGGCCGCGGGCCACGCGCTCGACGACGACGACCGCCGCCCCTGGCTCGAGCGGGTGGGCCGGGAACTCGCCGGCCGCCCTGAGGGCGGGCCCGTCGTCGCGTGCAGCGCGCTCAAGCGCTCCTACCGCGACGCCCTCCGCGCCGCCGCGCCCGACGCCGTCTTCGTGCACCTGGCCGGCGACCACGAGCTGCTCGCCGAGCGCCTCGGCTCCCGCGAGGGCCACTTCATGCCGTCGAGCCTCCTCGCGTCGCAGCTGCGCACGCTCGAGCCGCTCGGCGACGACGAGCAGGGCATCACGCTCGACATCACCGACGATCCCGTCGCGCTCGCCGACGCGGCCGTCCGCGAGCTGCTGCCGGGCGGGCGCACGGCGTCTCCGGGCCGGGTCGACGACGCGCCCGCCACCTCGACCGAGCCCGCCGCCGCGGTGCCCGAGGCGGACGTCCCCGCGGTCGTCCGCGAGGCGCGGTCTGACGCCGATGCGCCCCGTGCGGACGTGCACCGCGCCGACGCGGCCCCGGCCGCCGGCGCGGAGGGGGCGCCCGCGGCCGCCATCCACGAGCCCATCCGCGTCGCGATCGTCGGCTGCGGCGTCATCGGCACGCACCACGCGCGCGTCCTCGCCGAGCACCCCGAGTTCCGCGTCGCCGCGCTCGTGGACGTCTCGGCCGCCACGGCCGACGAGCTCGCCGACGTGGTGGTCGAGGAGCTGCGCGCCGACCGCCCGCGCGTCTTCGCGCACCTCGGCGACATGATCCGCGCGGACGCCGCCGAGCTCGTCGTCATCTGCACCCCCAGCGGCCTGCACATCGGCCTCGCCGAGGAGGCGCTCGCCGCCGGCCTCCACGTGGTCATCGAGAAGCCGCTCGACGTCGACCTGGCGCGCGGCCGCCGCATCGCCGAGCTCGCGCGCGAGGCCGCCGGGCGCGGGATCCTCTCGACCGTCATCAGCCAGCACCGCTTCAACCCGTCGAGCGTGATCGTCGACCGCGCTGTGCGCTCCGGTCGCCTCGGCCGCCTCACCACCGCGGTCGCCAGCGCGCCGTGGTGGCGCAGCCAGGGCTTCTACGACTCCGGCCACTGGCGCGGCACGTGGGACCTCGACGGCGGCGGCGCCCTGATGAACCAGGGCGTCCACACGCTCGACCTGCTCGTCTCCTACCTCGGCCGGCCGGTCGAGGTCTACGCGCAGACCGCGCTGCTCGCGCACGACGGCATCGAGGTCGAGGACGTCGCGGTCGCCGTGATCAGGTTCGCCTCCGGCGCCCTCGCGACGCTGCAGGCGACCACCGCCGGCTACCCGGGCCTCGACACCCGCGTGCAGGTGCAGGGCACGCGCGGATCCGCCGTCATCGAGGCGGGATCCCTCACCTACTTCCACGCCGCGCCCGAGTCGGGCGTGCCCGCGCAGGCGGACGTGCGCAACGACGCCGAGCTGGAGATCCACGCCGCCGACCTGCCGCGCTCGCCGCGCCTCGACAACACGTACCTGGAGGGCCACTACCGCCAGTACAACGACATCGCCGACGCGCTGCGTACCGGTCGCCCGGCCGGGGTCACGGTCGACGACGCGTTCCTGTCGCTCGCGACCGTCGTGAGCGTCTATGTGTCGGCCACGCTCGGCACGCCGGTCGCGTTCGAGGACGTCGTCGACGGCGTCCACGACGGCCTGCGGCTGCGGGTCGGGCAGTCCACGCCGCCCGCGCCGGGATCCCCGTCGCCCGCGGCCGCCGGGGACGCGTCGACCGGGGAGCCCTCCGTCCGGTAG